A genomic stretch from Theobroma cacao cultivar B97-61/B2 chromosome 4, Criollo_cocoa_genome_V2, whole genome shotgun sequence includes:
- the LOC108660421 gene encoding glycosyltransferase family 92 protein RCOM_0530710-like: MRDRRKHDVVSWSRFFWFTAVVVVSCVLLTGFSFSTFRLFFGETFHPVLGSTRQTSTINAVVSNEFPVVPVLSIRETILFPDQVILFLECPPRARLFTKEELLCIYLSADNNSSETRLKKPPARVDSRQVGEQIVWCPGCPRGLIVTVASKSNGVIPAGPSHRWGTLAYEALIDKDNTTLLFVKGLNLRPERVSNASRFECVYGWDFSRLNLVLRSEVLSIAQEIVRCKTPLSVLNGQQKVNGPVKVSIRIKGNGLLPSVARLGHLVGPGLQPVPTRKPHEMCICTMARNQARFLKEWVMYHAQIGVQRWYIYDNNSDDDTDSVIESLSDANYNISRHIWPWIKTQEAGFAHCALRSRSSCDWVGFIDVDEFFHLPSGLTLQAVLRNLSSRAPSLDTEAAHIPIGELRVSCYSFGPSGLRHVPRQGVMVGYTCRMTAPERHKSIVRPEALNSTLINVVHHFHLMHGFRFLDVDKTMMVVNHYKYQVWEVFKEKFYRRVATYVADWKDEQNVGSKDRAPGLGTKAVEPVDWSSRFCEVLDTGLRDRVLQNFVNPKTFLLPWQDANDGKQSLV, encoded by the exons ATGAGGGATCGTAGGAAGCACGACGTCGTTTCATGGAGCAGGTTCTTCTGGTTCACTGCCGTCGTCGTCGTCTCTTGCGTTCTCTTAACTGGCTTCTCCTTCTCCACCTTTCGACTTTTTTTTGGAG AAACGTTTCATCCTGTGTTGGGGTCCACGCGCCAAACCTCAACCATTAACGCCGTCGTCTCCAACGAATTTCCGGTAGTTCCGGTACTTTCAATTCGTGAAACCATTTTGTTTCCAGATCAAGTGATACTTTTCCTAGAATGCCCTCCACGGGCTCGTTTATTTACCAAAGAAGAACTCCTTTGCATTTACCTCTCGGCCGATAATAACTCATCCGAGACGCGGCTTAAGAAGCCGCCAGCTCGTGTTGATTCCCGTCAGGTCGGTGAGCAGATCGTATGGTGTCCCGGTTGTCCACGTGGGTTGATCGTAACGGTTGCCTcaaagtcaaatggggtcatcCCAGCTGGGCCCAGTCATCGGTGGGGCACTCTTGCTTACGAGGCTTTGATTGATAAGGATAATACTACACTCCTTTTTGTCAAGGGGCTTAATCTACGTCCAGAAAGAGTTTCCAATGCATCAAGATTTGAGTGCGTGTACGGCTGGGATTTTAGCAGGTTGAATTTAGTGTTAAGATCAGAAGTTTTATCAATTGCTCAGGAGATCGTACGGTGCAAAACCCCTTTGAGCGTTTTGAATGGGCAACAAAAAGTCAATGGCCCTGTCAAGGTTTCAATTAGGATCAAGGGCAATGGATTACTACCTTCCGTAGCCCGATTGGGGCACTTGGTAGGTCCGGGTCTACAGCCGGTGCCCACCCGAAAACCACACGAAATGTGCATTTGCACTATGGCACGTAACCAAGCAAGGTTTTTGAAGGAATGGGTTATGTACCATGCCCAAATCGGGGTACAACGTTGGTACATATACGATAACAACAGCGACGATGACACAGATAGTGTCATCGAGTCGTTATCCGATGCCAACTATAACATTTCTCGACACATCTGGCCTTGGATCAAGACACAAGAAGCAGGGTTTGCCCATTGTGCCTTGAGATCTAGAAGTTCTTGTGATTGGGTTGGATTTATTGATGTGGATGAGTTTTTCCACTTGCCATCGGGGTTAACGTTGCAAGCTGTTCTTAGGAATTTAAGCTCGAGAGCACCTAGTTTGGATACCGAAGCAGCGCATATTCCTATTGGTGAATTGCGTGTCTCGTGTTATAGTTTCGGACCGTCGGGGCTCAGACACGTGCCTCGACAAGGTGTGATGGTGGGGTACACATGTCGGATGACGGCCCCAGAGAGGCACAAGAGTATAGTTAGGCCAGAGGCATTGAATTCCACGTTAATCAACGTAGTGCACCATTTTCATTTGATGCATGGTTTTAGGTTTCTAGATGTTGATAAAACGATGATGGTTGTGAATCATTACAAGTACCAAGTTTGGGAAGTGTTCAAGGAGAAGTTTTATAGGAGGGTAGCTACGTACGTTGCCGATTGGAAAGATGAGCAGAACGTAGGGTCCAAAGATCGAGCCCCCGGGCTGGGGACGAAAGCTGTTGAACCTGTTGATTGGTCGAGTCGGTTCTGTGAGGTCCTGGACACTGGGCTTAGAGATAGGGTTTTGCAAAACTTTGTCAACCCAAAAACTTTCCTTCTGCCATGGCAGGATGCAAATGATGGAAAACAGAGTTTagtttga
- the LOC108661652 gene encoding LOW QUALITY PROTEIN: myb-related protein 315-like (The sequence of the model RefSeq protein was modified relative to this genomic sequence to represent the inferred CDS: inserted 1 base in 1 codon), whose protein sequence is MGRQPCCDKVGLKRGPWTIEEDHKLMNFILNNGIHCWRTVPKLAGLLRCGKSCRLRWINYLRPDLKRGAFTESEEDQIIQLHARLGNRWSKIASHFPGRTDNEIKNHWNTRIKKKLKLLGLDPVTHKPIEKAEKTDGKNKMTSNSNSSNKQEASFESKSEDDHAITVSTSRDEKSEETQVIFDETNDLLNNYQMLCGSFDLESWLNQDTNTSSSYTSSFSVEESNNPSLGETTSTQEDSLKQWVDSVDSFLSWDGFSHLEENXFPPWEIGN, encoded by the exons ATGGGAAGACAACCTTGCTGTGATAAGGTTGGATTAAAGCGCGGTCCATGGACGATAGAGGAGGATCATAAGCTGATGAACTTTATACTCAACAATGGTATTCATTGCTGGAGAACGGTTCCCAAGCTTGCAG GTCTGTTAAGATGTGGAAAAAGTTGCAGATTAAGATGGATAAATTATCTCAGACCAGACCTTAAGAGAGGGGCTTTCACAGAATCAGAAGAGGATCAGATTATTCAACTTCATGCGCGTCTTGGAAACAG GTGGTCCAAGATTGCTTCACATTTTCCTGGTCGTACAGATAATGAAATCAAGAACCATTGGAATACTCGAATCAAGAAGAAGTTAAAGCTCCTTGGCCTAGACCCTGTGACACACAAGCCTATTGAGAAGGCAGAGAAAACTGATGGTAAAAATAAGATGACCTCGAACTCTAATTCATCTAATAAACAAGAAGCAAGCTTCGAGTCAAAGTCAGAGGATGATCATGCCATCACAGTTTCTACAAGCAGAGATGAGAAATCAGAAGAAACTCAAGtaatttttgatgaaacaaACGATCTATTAAACAACTACCAAATGTTGTGTGGAAGCTTTGATTTGGAGTCATGGCTGAACCAAGATACAAATACTTCTTCCTCTTACACATCTTCATTCTCAGTGGAAGAATCCAACAATCCTTCACTGGGTGAAACCACCTCTACTCAAGAAGACTCCCTAAAGCAATGGGTTGACAGTGTGGATTCATTTCTCTCATGGGATGGCTTCAGTCATCtggaagaaa tttttcCTCCTTGGGAAATAGGCAATTGA